A region of Aquarana catesbeiana isolate 2022-GZ linkage group LG08, ASM4218655v1, whole genome shotgun sequence DNA encodes the following proteins:
- the LOC141104816 gene encoding uncharacterized protein isoform X1, with protein MLEEEGDIPATDSRGDGSSNGNPPERCPRPLYSRDSTQEDHTIPHRHQGEELKDIKAEIKEEEEERLVSGDQQSMEEWKMTMKSKQEKSSLHMDTNDHNVRNTSEESSDKSHSRTLRSHSRNTLIDPSIPEESSSGQEGDHTEESSLSCSVCGKLFTKKRDLLRHKKYHNAERPYSCSECGKCFTSKQNLHVHQRIHTGVRPFPCSVCGKCFTTKQNLLTHRYSHTGERRYSCSECGKCFTSKQYLLTHRYSHTGERPFSCSECGKCYTDNKKLCIHRRSHTDERPYSCSECGKSFSQKICLITHQRNHTGEQPYSCSECGKGFSQKICLITHQRNHTGEQPYSCSECGKSFIHKAKLLVHQRDHTGERPYTCSECGKCFKWKYSFDIHQNLHADVRPYSCSECGKSFSQKGDLVYHQRIHTGERPYSCSECGKSFVSHGGLMYHQRIHTGERPYSCTECGKSFASKGSLVVHQRFHTGEFPYSCSECGKSFASHGGLMYHQRIHTGECPHSCSECRKSFASYGHLVRHQRIHTGERPYSCSECGKSFTWKGSLNVHQKTHTGERPYSCSECGKCFMSKGHLVRHQRSHTR; from the exons GGTGAAGAACTAAAAGACATCAAAgctgagattaaagaggaagaagaagagaggttggtgagtggagatcagcagtctatggaggagtggaagatgactatgaaaagtaaacaggagaaatcttctctacatatggacacaa ATGACCATAATGTGCGGAATAcgtctgaggaatcttctgataaatcacattccaggactctaagatctcacagtagaaatactttaatagatccgtctattcccgaggaatcttcttcagggcaggaaggagatcacacagaagagagttcattgtcatgttcagtgtgTGGGAAACTTTTCACAAAAAAGAGAGACCTTCTTAGACACAAGAAATATCACAAtgctgagcgtccctattcatgttcagagtgcgggaaatgtttcactagcAAACAAAACCTTCATGTACATCAGAGGATTCACACGGGTGTACGTCCCTTTCCATGCTCAGtatgtgggaaatgtttcactaccAAGCAAAATCTACTTACACACCGGTacagtcacacgggtgagcgtcgctattcatgttcagagtgcggaaagtgTTTCACTAGCAAACAATACCTTCTTACACACCGGTacagtcacacgggtgagcgtcccttctcctgttcagagtgcgggaaatgttacacTGATAACAAAAAACTTTGTATACATCGAAGAAGTCACACagatgagcgtccttattcatgttcagagtgcgggaaaagtttcagtCAGAAAATTTGTCTTATTACACACCAGAGAAATCACACGGGTGAGcaaccctattcatgttcagagtgcgggaaaggtttcagtCAGAAAATTTGTCTTATTACACACCAGAGAAATCACACGGGTGAGcaaccctattcatgttcagagtgcgggaaaagtttcattcATAAAGCCAAACTTCTTgtacaccagagagatcacacgggcgagcgtccttatACATGCtcggagtgtgggaaatgtttcaaatGGAAATATTCATTCGATATACACCAGAACCTTCACGCGGAtgtgcgtccttattcatgttcagagtgcgggaaatctttctcaCAGAAAGGAGACCTTGTgtatcaccagagaattcacacaggcgagcgtccttattcatgttcagagtgcgggaaatcttttgtgTCACATGGAGGCCTTATgtatcaccagagaattcacacaggtgagcgtccttattcatgtacagagtgcgggaaatcttttgcgTCAAAAGGAAGCCTTGTGgtacatcagagatttcacacgggTGAGtttccttattcatgttcagagtgcgggaaatcttttgcgTCGCATGGAGGCCTTATgtatcaccagagaattcacacaggtgagtgtccacattcatgttcagagtgcaggaaatCCTTTGCGTCGTATGGAcaccttgttagacaccagagaattcacacgggtgagcgtccttattcatgttcagagtgcgggaaatctttcacgtGGAAAGGAAGCCTAAATGTACACCAGAAAactcacacaggcgagcgtccttattcatgttcagagtgcggaaaatgtttcatGTCTAAAGGACACCTTGTTAGACATCAGAGAAGTCACACGAGATAA
- the LOC141104816 gene encoding uncharacterized protein isoform X2 produces MEEWKMTMKSKQEKSSLHMDTNDHNVRNTSEESSDKSHSRTLRSHSRNTLIDPSIPEESSSGQEGDHTEESSLSCSVCGKLFTKKRDLLRHKKYHNAERPYSCSECGKCFTSKQNLHVHQRIHTGVRPFPCSVCGKCFTTKQNLLTHRYSHTGERRYSCSECGKCFTSKQYLLTHRYSHTGERPFSCSECGKCYTDNKKLCIHRRSHTDERPYSCSECGKSFSQKICLITHQRNHTGEQPYSCSECGKGFSQKICLITHQRNHTGEQPYSCSECGKSFIHKAKLLVHQRDHTGERPYTCSECGKCFKWKYSFDIHQNLHADVRPYSCSECGKSFSQKGDLVYHQRIHTGERPYSCSECGKSFVSHGGLMYHQRIHTGERPYSCTECGKSFASKGSLVVHQRFHTGEFPYSCSECGKSFASHGGLMYHQRIHTGECPHSCSECRKSFASYGHLVRHQRIHTGERPYSCSECGKSFTWKGSLNVHQKTHTGERPYSCSECGKCFMSKGHLVRHQRSHTR; encoded by the exons atggaggagtggaagatgactatgaaaagtaaacaggagaaatcttctctacatatggacacaa ATGACCATAATGTGCGGAATAcgtctgaggaatcttctgataaatcacattccaggactctaagatctcacagtagaaatactttaatagatccgtctattcccgaggaatcttcttcagggcaggaaggagatcacacagaagagagttcattgtcatgttcagtgtgTGGGAAACTTTTCACAAAAAAGAGAGACCTTCTTAGACACAAGAAATATCACAAtgctgagcgtccctattcatgttcagagtgcgggaaatgtttcactagcAAACAAAACCTTCATGTACATCAGAGGATTCACACGGGTGTACGTCCCTTTCCATGCTCAGtatgtgggaaatgtttcactaccAAGCAAAATCTACTTACACACCGGTacagtcacacgggtgagcgtcgctattcatgttcagagtgcggaaagtgTTTCACTAGCAAACAATACCTTCTTACACACCGGTacagtcacacgggtgagcgtcccttctcctgttcagagtgcgggaaatgttacacTGATAACAAAAAACTTTGTATACATCGAAGAAGTCACACagatgagcgtccttattcatgttcagagtgcgggaaaagtttcagtCAGAAAATTTGTCTTATTACACACCAGAGAAATCACACGGGTGAGcaaccctattcatgttcagagtgcgggaaaggtttcagtCAGAAAATTTGTCTTATTACACACCAGAGAAATCACACGGGTGAGcaaccctattcatgttcagagtgcgggaaaagtttcattcATAAAGCCAAACTTCTTgtacaccagagagatcacacgggcgagcgtccttatACATGCtcggagtgtgggaaatgtttcaaatGGAAATATTCATTCGATATACACCAGAACCTTCACGCGGAtgtgcgtccttattcatgttcagagtgcgggaaatctttctcaCAGAAAGGAGACCTTGTgtatcaccagagaattcacacaggcgagcgtccttattcatgttcagagtgcgggaaatcttttgtgTCACATGGAGGCCTTATgtatcaccagagaattcacacaggtgagcgtccttattcatgtacagagtgcgggaaatcttttgcgTCAAAAGGAAGCCTTGTGgtacatcagagatttcacacgggTGAGtttccttattcatgttcagagtgcgggaaatcttttgcgTCGCATGGAGGCCTTATgtatcaccagagaattcacacaggtgagtgtccacattcatgttcagagtgcaggaaatCCTTTGCGTCGTATGGAcaccttgttagacaccagagaattcacacgggtgagcgtccttattcatgttcagagtgcgggaaatctttcacgtGGAAAGGAAGCCTAAATGTACACCAGAAAactcacacaggcgagcgtccttattcatgttcagagtgcggaaaatgtttcatGTCTAAAGGACACCTTGTTAGACATCAGAGAAGTCACACGAGATAA